In the genome of Candidatus Thermoplasmatota archaeon, the window GAAGGTATGGGTTGCATCTATGTCGTCAGTGCTTCCGTGAGACAGCAGAGGAAATGGGTTTCAAGAAGTACTCATAATAATCTGTTTTTATTTTTTATTCCACAAATAATTTTAATACCTTATACTTTTTGGAGATAAAATGGGAAATATGAAACGTTATATTCGCCAGCCCATCGTTTCAGTGTTGGGACATGTTGACCATGGGAAAACAACGTTACTAGACTACATAAGGGGAACTGCTGTAACGGCAAGAGAGGCGGGTGCGATAACACAGCACATAGGTGCAACTGAGGTTCCTATAGGGATAATACACGAGTTATGCGGAAAACTGCTGGGCGGGAAAAAATTCAATATTCCTGGACTGCTTTTTATAGATACACCAGGGCATCATGCCTTTACCACCCTTCGATCCAGAGGAGGGGCACTGGCTGACCTGGCAGTCTTAGTGGTCGATATAAATGACGGGCTTATGCCCCAATCTTTGGAAGCAATAAATATATTAAAAAGTTATAAGACTCCTTTTGTTGTTACCATCAATAAAATAGACACTATTCAGGGATGGAAAAAGGTAGATGGGTGTATGGAGAAGCGTCTGGAACAGCAGAACAGTCGAACCCGACAGATATTTGAAGAAAAGTTTTATGATATGGTTGAAAAACTTTTTGAACAGGGTTTTTCTTCAGATAGATATGATAGAATAAGAAATTTCAAGAAAAATGTGGCACTGATACCTATTTCCGCAAAAAGCGGTGAGGGAGTACCGGAGCTGCTCATGATTTTGGTAGGGCTTGCACAGCGTTTTCTTGAAGACAACCTTTTAACCGAGAATGGGCCTGCCGAGGGAACGGTCTTGGAAGTAAAAGAGGAAAAAGGATTGGGAACAACCATAGACGTTATCATATACGGCGGAACGATAAAGAAAGGAGATACAATTGTTATTGGCGGGAAAAGCAAGCCGTGCATTACTTCGATAAGAGCGCTGTTAAAGCCGAAGCCGCTTGATGAGATAAGGGATCCCTCGGAAAAGTTCAGCAATGTAAAAGAAGCAATTGCAGCCACAGGAATAAAAATAGCTGCTCCCGGACTTGAAGATGTTTTTTCTGGAGCGCCGCTCAGAGTTGCAGGAAAGAATTTAGAAGCTGATATAGACAAAATAAAAAATGAAATGA includes:
- the infB gene encoding translation initiation factor IF-2, which gives rise to MGNMKRYIRQPIVSVLGHVDHGKTTLLDYIRGTAVTAREAGAITQHIGATEVPIGIIHELCGKLLGGKKFNIPGLLFIDTPGHHAFTTLRSRGGALADLAVLVVDINDGLMPQSLEAINILKSYKTPFVVTINKIDTIQGWKKVDGCMEKRLEQQNSRTRQIFEEKFYDMVEKLFEQGFSSDRYDRIRNFKKNVALIPISAKSGEGVPELLMILVGLAQRFLEDNLLTENGPAEGTVLEVKEEKGLGTTIDVIIYGGTIKKGDTIVIGGKSKPCITSIRALLKPKPLDEIRDPSEKFSNVKEAIAATGIKIAAPGLEDVFSGAPLRVAGKNLEADIDKIKNEMKTDIKTSEEGLIIKADAIGSLEALVHIFKDTPIRKADVGPVSKKDVVEAKTNVNPVNRVVLGFNVKVLPEAEKEMVSFDVNIINSKVIYHLLDSFEEWKEQKIREIEEERRKEIVHPGMILFLPDCTFRVSKPAVIGMRVLAGEIRPEQKLMREDGKIIGKIKSIQKEGKTIEKAIQGMEVAISIEGATVGRQIKPEDVLYVDMPKEAVKKLINMDISQDERDIIDKVIKIKRKSDKFWGT